One Salvia miltiorrhiza cultivar Shanhuang (shh) unplaced genomic scaffold, IMPLAD_Smil_shh original_scaffold_386, whole genome shotgun sequence genomic window carries:
- the LOC131004344 gene encoding protein transport protein SEC16B homolog, translating to MASNPPFTVEDNTDEDFFDKLVNDDDDVDFKVTTSTESGAHHVLTDGNESDEAKAFANLSINELDDQDEVNVEHVSSSDRSTIDDIIAKVETVEQINKVETGDKRGIPLVSADSFEFGNLMQKLGNENGGADVSHNADNGKTTDVGVSDVPTLSKTTSGLGAAGVKEVAWSAFNADSVQNDSNGFGSYSDFFTEFGGANAGDAFSNTVGVTSKNGPQDAIGNDVHGSSYVDNTGGQYNNEHNDGIAANQSSTMQDLSSTQYWENQYPGWKYDHSTGQWYQVDGYDVGSSVQANADSNVTSTWGGGGGQVDLSYMQQTSHSVSGAVAEAGITETVSNWNQTSLASDATEATNWNQVSEVSGDNSVVSSDWNQASNDNNGYPAHMVFDPQYPGWYYDTIAQEWRALESYAPSAQSTAQVHDQMNKDDYSSTDMFSHNNNLKASSLHDQGNNYNPQGFGSQSPDQNWVGSVNNYNQQNSRVWLPDNAGNTGEAALPYTETQVTENNYAQNVPTSLHGSQQSNVHYGVKGPYYENLSQHQNDYSMPSQFVGGNFSQQQFNDSKVNQNDPKYFSNDYYSNQNSVNFSQQQIQKTQMTYNPASGRSSAGRPAHALVAFGFGGKLIVMKHNNSSESMNFGSQNPVGGSISVLNLSEVVTGSIDNVNHVRGVSTYFQALCRHSLPGPLTGGSVATKELNKWIEERLTNSESTDMDYRKAQVLRLLLSLLKIACQFYGKLRSPYGTDAVMKESDAPESAVAKLFASAKTNGMQFNQYGNVTQCLQQLPSEGQLQATAAEVQNLLVSGRKKEALQCAQEGQLWGPALVLAAQLGDQFYVETVKQMALRQLVAGSPLRTLCLLIAGQPADVFSADITAANNMAGAVNVPQQPAQFGANCMLDDWEENLAVITANRTKDDELVLIHLGDCLWKERSDIIAAHICYLVAEASFEPYSDSARLCLIGADHWKSPRTYAGPEAIQRTEIYEYSKTLGNSQFVLLPFQPYKYVYALMLAEVGRTSEALKYCQAVLKSLKTGRTLELENLRNLVSSLEERIKAHQQGGFSVNLAPKEFIGKLLNLFDSTAHRVVGGLPPPIPTAGGAVHGNESHYQSTGPRVSSSQSTMAMSSLVPQSMEPINEWAADNKKIMHTRSVSEPDFGRSPMQSQADPSKEASPTGTQDKASVAGGTSRLGRFSFGSQLFQKTVGLVLKPRQGRQAKLGETNKFRYDDKLKRWVEEGAEPPAPEAVLPPPPKAAVFQNGASEMSSLQNEPPHNNGNLEFKSPSTMDNSSGMPPLPPTANQYSARGRIGVRARYVDTFNRGGGNTVSGFQSPSVPSAKPAGGVNPKFFVPTPVSPAEQPVVDTHVEEKQNASTTYENPSSSPPNDSFHSPPPSSSMAAMQRFGSMSNIYNKGGSDNSFASHSRRTASWGGSLNDSMSPPNKTQPVGEATGMRPSMFMPSDTSLADSSVNGGSFGEDLQEVEL from the exons ATGGCTTCGAATCCTCCATTTACGGTGGAGGATAATACAGACGAggatttttttgataaattagtgAATGATGACGACGATGTGGACTTTAAAGTCACCACATCGACGGAATCTGGAGCCCATCATGTCTTGACGGATGGGAATGAATCCGATGAGGCTAAGGCTTTTGCCAATTTGAGTATCAATGAGCTTGACGATCAGGATGAGGTTAATGTTGAACACGTCTCCAGTAGTGATCGTAGCACAATTGATGATATAATTGCAAAAGTGGAGACAGTGGAACAGATTAACAAAGTGGAAACAGGGGACAAACGTGGAATTCCTTTAGTATCGGCTGATTCATTTGAATTTGGTAACTTGATGCAAAAACTGGGAAATGAAAATGGTGGTGCTGATGTTTCGCACAATGCTGACAATGGTAAGACTACAGACGTGGGTGTCTCTGACGTGCCAACGTTGAGCAAGACTACTAGCGGATTAGGGGCTGCTGGAGTTAAGGAAGTTGCCTGGAGTGCCTTTAATGCGGATTCGGTTCAAAATGATAGTAATGGCTTTGGATCATACTCAGACTTTTTCACCGAATTTGGAGGGGCCAATGCGGGTGATGCATTTAGCAACACTGTAGGGGTCACTTCAAAGAATGGGCCACAAGATGCTATTGGAAATGATGTACATGGATCCAGCTATGTGGATAATACAGGTGGGCAGTACAATAATGAACATAATGATGGTATTGCAGCAAATCAGAGTTCAACTATGCAGGATTTGAGTAGCACCCAGTACTGGGAAAACCAATATCCAGGCTGGAAGTATGACCACAGTACTGGACAATGGTATCAGGTTGATGGCTATGATGTGGGTTCTAGTGTGCAAGCAAATGCTGACTCTAATGTAACTTCTACTTGGGGAGGCGGTGGTGGGCAGGTTGATCTCTCTTACATGCAGCAAACTTCCCATTCTGTATCTGGGGCTGTAGCTGAGGCGGGTATTACAGAGACTGTTTCTAATTGGAATCAGACCTCTCTGGCGAGTGATGCTACAGAAGCAACGAATTGGAATCAGGTGTCAGAAGTGAGTGGTGATAACAGTGTGGTTTCATCAGACTGGAATCAAGCTTCTAATGATAATAACGGTTACCCAGCTCATATGGTGTTTGATCCTCAGTACCCTGGATGGTACTATGATACTATTGCCCAAGAATGGCGAGCTTTGGAATCATATGCCCCATCAGCGCAGTCTACTGCTCAAGTTCACGATCAGATGAATAAGGATGATTATTCATCTACTGATATGTTTTCTCACAACAACAATCTGAAGGCAAGCAGTTTGCACGATCAAGGTAATAATTACAATCCTCAAGGCTTTGGCAGCCAAAGCCCGGATCAGAATTGGGTGGGATCAGTCAACAATTACAACCAACAGAACTCAAGAGTGTGGTTACCTGACAATGCTGGTAATACTGGTGAAGCTGCTTTACCATACACAGAAACTCAAGTTACAGAAAACAACTATGCACAGAATGTTCCTACCAGTCTGCATGGAAGTCAACAAAGTAATGTCCATTATGGGGTAAAAGGTCCATATTATGAGAATCTAAGCCAGCATCAGAACGACTATTCCATGCCTTCCCAGTTTGTTGGTGGAAACTTCAGTCAACAACAGTTCAATGACTCCAAAGTCAATCAGAACGACCCAAAATACTTTTCGAATGACTACTATAGCAATCAAAATTCTGTGAACTTCTCACAGCAGCAGATTCAGAAAACTCAAATGACATACAATCCAGCGTCAGGAAGGTCATCTGCTGGTCGTCCTGCTCATGCTTTAGTTGCCTTTGGTTTTGGCGGCAAGCTCATTGTGATGAAACATAATAACTCTAGTGAAAGTATGAACTTTGGAAGTCAG aaTCCCGTGGGAGGCTCAATATCTGTACTCAACTTATCAGAAGTTGTGACTGGCAGCATTGATAATGTAAACCATGTAAGGGGTGTTAGCACTTATTTCCAGGCTCTCTGCCGGCATTCTCTTCCAGGTCCTCTTACTGGTGGAAGTGTGGCCACAAAAGAGTTGAATAAATGGATTGAGGAAAGGTTAACAAATTCCGAGTCTACAGATATGGATTACAGAAAGGCTCAAGTGTTGAGGCTACTCCTGTCACTGTTAAAAATAGCTTGTCAGTTTTATGGAAAACTTCGATCTCCTTATGGCACAGATGCTGTGATGAAG GAAAGTGATGCTCCAGAATCTGCAGTTGCCAAACTGTTTGCCTCTGCTAAAACAAATGGTATGCAGTTTAATCAGTATGGCAATGTTACCCAATGTTTGCAGCAACTTCCATCTGAAGGACAATTGCAG GCCACTGCTGCTGAGGTTCAAAATCTTCTGGTTTCCGGAAGAAAGAAGGAGGCTTTACAATGTGCACAGGAGGGACAGTTGTGGGGTCCTGCCCTTGTTCTTGCTGCACAACTTGGCGATCAA TTCTATGTTGAAACTGTCAAGCAAATGGCACTTCGCCAATTAGTGGCTGGATCACCCTTGCGAACATTGTGCCTGCTCATTGCTGGCCAACCAGCAGATGTGTTTTCTGCAGATATTACAGCTGCTAACAACATGGCTGGTGCTGTAAATGTGCCTCAGCAACCTGCACAG TTTGGAGCCAATTGCATGCTGGATGACTGGGAAGAAAATTTGGCTGTGATAACTGCAAATAGAACAAAGGATGATGAACTTGTTCTTATCCATCTTGGTGATTGCTTGTGGAAGGAAAGAAGTGAT ATAATTGCTGCTCATATATGCTATTTGGTTGCGGAAGCTAGCTTTGAGCCATATTCAGACAGTGCAAGATTGTGTCTTATCGGTGCAGATCACTGGAAATCGCCGCGGACTTATGCAGGTCCAGAAGCAATTCAG AGGACGGAGATATATGAGTATTCAAAGACACTTGGGAACTCTCAGTTTGTCCTACTTCCATTTCAACCTTATAAGTATGTATATGCACTCATGTTGGCTGAAGTTGGGAGGACATCCGAGGCATTAAA GTACTGTCAAGCAGTACTAAAATCGCTTAAAACTGGTCGAACTCTGGAGCTGGAGAATCTGAGGAATTTAGTTTCATCCCTTGAGGAAAGGATTAAAGCTCATCAACAG GGAGGATTCTCTGTAAACTTAGCTCCCAAGGAATTTATTGGTAAATTGCTAAACCTTTTTGATAGTACTGCACATCGTGTTGTTGGGGGCCTGCCACCACCTATACCAACAGCAGGGGGTGCTGTTCACGGTAATGAGAGTCATTACCAGTCCACTGGACCTAGAGTATCAAGTAGTCAATCAACGATGGCTATGTCGTCATTAGTTCCTCAATCCATGGAGCCTATAAATGAATGGGCAGCTGATAACAAAAAGATTATGCACACAAGAAGTGTTTCAGAACCTGACTTTGGAAGGAGTCCAATGCAG AGTCAGGCTGATCCATCAAAAGAAGCAAGTCCTACTGGCACACAGGACAAAGCATCAGTGGCAGGTGGTACGTCTCGCTTAGGTCGTTTTAGTTTTGGATCTCAGCTGTTTCAGAAGACTGTTGGTTTAGTACTCAAACCTCGTCAAGGCCGCCAG GCGAAATTGGGTGAAACAAATAAGTTCCGTTACGATGACAAACTCAAGAGATGGGTGGAGGAAGGTGCTGAACCTCCAGCACCTGAAGCAGTTCTTCCACCACCACCAAAGGCTGCAGTTTTTCAGAATGGAGCATCAGAAATGAGTTCATTGCAAAATGAACCTCCTCATAACAATGGGAATCTAGAATTTAAAAGCCCAAGCACTATGGATAACAGTTCAGGAATGCCACCACTTCCTCCGACAGCCAATCAGTACTCAGCACGTGGAAGGATTGGTGTTCGCGCTAG GTATGTTGACACTTTCAACAGAGGTGGTGGGAACACAGTAAGTGGGTTCCAGTCGCCTTCTGTACCTTCTGCTAAACCAGCGGGTGGCGTAAACCCAAAATTCTTTGTTCCGACACCAGTATCCCCTGCTGAGCAGCCAGTTGTTGATACCCATGTAGAAGAAAAGCAAAATGCTTCCACTACTTATGAAAACCCTTCTTCCTCTCCTCCAAATGACTCGTTCCATTCGCCTCCTCCCTCATCTTCCATGGCGGCCATGCAAAGATTTGGTAGCATGAGTAACATATACAACAAGGGGGGGAGTGATAATTCCTTTGCCTCACATTCACGGCGCACTGCTTCATGGGGTGGAAGCTTAAATGATTCAATGAGCCCTCCAAATAAGACACAGCCTGTGGGAGAGGCAACGGGTATGCGCCCTTCAATGTTCATGCCAAGTGACACATCGTTAGCAGATTCCTCGGTGAATGGTGGCAGCTTCGGAGAAGATCTACAAGAAGTCGAACTCTGA